A genomic window from Silene latifolia isolate original U9 population chromosome Y, ASM4854445v1, whole genome shotgun sequence includes:
- the LOC141629101 gene encoding uncharacterized protein LOC141629101, whose translation MHGEKTTKRSASSIGHNTEDCYILRREIRRLSEQGDLSHLLPCGGKQQDKVSSTKPATPPKCTKIINVITGGSDISGLTYLAAKRRATETKGDRPETSCRFSHSDLPAVAFDEGDVHDKQEHHDALIITMSMANCTVRKVLVDTGSSVNLIMLKTIENMGFSEKNLQKKIIPLVGFSGETASSLGETVIPTYVGGVNKQVRYLVIDGPSTYNVILGRPWLHLMKRSPQHIINA comes from the coding sequence ATGCATGGCGAAAAGACAACAAAAAGAAGTGCGAGTTCCATCGGGCATAACACAGAAGACTGCTATATATTGCGTAGGGAGATCAGACGCCTAAGTGAACAGGGAGatctgagccacctattaccatgtGGGGGCAAACAGCAGGATAAGGTGAGTTCCACAAAACCTGCAACCCCACCCAAGTGCACCaaaataataaacgtgataacaggcggctcagacatAAGTGGGCTAACATACTTAGCAGCCAAAAGGCGTGCTActgagaccaaaggagataggccagaGACTTCTTGCAGATTTTCTCATAGTGATCTACCTGCAGTTGCTTTTGACGAAGGAGATGTGCATGACAAACAGGAGCACCACGACGCACTCATCATAACCATGTCGATGGCCAACTGCACGGTCAGAAAGGTCCTGGTAGACACTGGTAGCTCGGTCAACCTGATCATgttgaaaaccatagaaaacatgggattcagcgagaagaaTTTGCAGAAAAAGATTATTccgctggtaggattcagtggggaGACAGCCAGCTCGTTGGGCGAGACAGtaatcccaacctatgtgggaggagtcaacaagcaggtTAGGTACTTAGTCATAGATGGACCCTCTACCTACAAcgtcattctaggtagaccatgGCTGCACCTGATGAAGcggtcccctcaacatatcatcaatgcataa